From Schizosaccharomyces pombe strain 972h- genome assembly, chromosome: II, the proteins below share one genomic window:
- the cys11 gene encoding cysteine synthase has product MATSGIQTKVPGIVSGFIGAIGRTPLIRLNTLSNETGCNILAKAEFQNPGGSVKDRAAYYVVRDAEKKGKLSRGGTIVEGTAGNTGIGLAHIARARGYKCVIYMPNTQSQAKIDTLKFLGAEVHPVPVAPFSNPLNYNHQARRHAESTPNASWTDQFDNVANLLSHYETTGPEIWDQTKGTVDGFTCSTGTGGTFAGVTKYLKEKSDGRVASFVADPPGSVLYSHIKTKGKHPDNKGSSFTEGIGQGRITGNVQPVYDLIDDAMKIPDEKSINMFFRLLDQEGLFLGGSSCLNVVAAVEMAKILGPGKTVVTILCDSGHKYATRLFSRSFLESKKLFDVIEPQYKKYIVLP; this is encoded by the exons ATGGCTACTAGCGGTATTCAAACGAAGGTTCCAGGAATCGTTAGCGGATTCATTGGGGCAATTGGTCGTACTCCTTTAATTAGACTGAATACGCTGTCGAACGAGACGGGATGCAATATCCTTGCCAAAGCTG aattcCAAAATCCCGGAGGAAGCGTCAAGGATAGAGCTGCTTACTACGTGGTACGCGATGCCgagaaaaaaggaaaactctCTAGAGGTGGCACAATTGTCGAGGGGACTGCCGGTAACACTGGTATTGGTCTTGCTCACATTGCTAGAGCAAGAGGTTATAAATGCGTGATTTACATGCCAAATACCCAATCTCAAGCTAAAATCGATACCCTTAAGTTTTTGGGTGCCGAGGTTCATCCCGTACCTGTTGCTCCCTTTTCCAACCCTCTCAATTATAACCATCAGGCCCGTCGTCACGCTGAGTCTACTCCGAATGCTTCTTGGACTGATCAGTTCGATAACGTCGCTAACTTACTGTCTCACTACGAAACCACTGGTCCTGAAATTTGGGATCAAACCAAAGGTACCGTTGACGGCTTTACCTGCTCTACTGGTACTGGTGGTACTTTTGCCGGCGTTACCAAGTATTTGAAGGAGAAGTCCGACGGTCGTGTTGCTTCTTTCGTGGCTGATCCCCCTGGAAGTGTTTTGTATAGCCATATCAAAACGAAGGGTAAGCATCCTGACAACAAGGGTTCTTCATTTACCGAAGGCATTGGTCAAGGTCGTATTACTGGAAATGTCCAACCTGTTTACGATCTCATTGACGATGCTATGAAAATCCCTGACGAAAAATCTATTAACATGTTCTTTCGTTTGTTAGACCAAGAAGGTCTTTTCTTGGGCGGCTCTTCTTGCTTAAATGTGGTCGCTGCTGTTGAAATGGCTAAAATATTAGGTCCTGGCAAGACGGTGGTTACAATTCTTTGTGATTCTGGTCACAAGTATGCCACTCGTTTATTCAGTCGCTCATTCcttgaaagtaaaaaattatttgatgTAATTGAGCCACAATACAAGAAGTATATTGTACTTCCTTAA
- the clr6 gene encoding class 1 histone deacetylase Clr6 — protein sequence MGFGKKKVSYFYDEDVGNYHYGPQHPMKPHRVRMVHNLVVNYNLYEKLNVITPVRATRNDMTRCHTDEYIEFLWRVTPDTMEKFQPHQLKFNVGDDCPVFDGLYEFCSISAGGSIGAAQELNSGNAEIAINWAGGLHHAKKREASGFCYVNDIALAALELLKYHQRVLYIDIDVHHGDGVEEFFYTTDRVMTCSFHKFGEYFPGTGHIKDTGIGTGKNYAVNVPLRDGIDDESYESVFKPVISHIMQWFRPEAVILQCGTDSLAGDRLGCFNLSMKGHSMCVDFVKSFNLPMICVGGGGYTVRNVARVWTYETGLLAGEELDENLPYNDYLQYYGPDYKLNVLSNNMENHNTRQYLDSITSEIIENLRNLSFAPSVQMHKTPGDFTFENAEKQNIAKEEIMDERV from the exons ATGGGGTTCGGGAAGAAAAAGGTTTCTTATTTCTATGATG aGGATGTTGGAAATTATCACTATGGTCCTCAGCATCCAATGAAGCCTCATCGCGTTCGCATG GTTCATAATCTGGTCGTTAATTACAACTTGTATGAGAAGTTGAACGTTATT ACACCTGTTAGAGCAACAAGGAATGACATGACTCGTTGTCATACCGATGAGTATATTGAATTTCTTTGGAGAGTTACACCTGACACGATGGAAAAATTTCAACCGCATCAGCTGAAAT TTAACGTCGGTGATGATTGTCCTGTTTTTGA TGGGCTGTACGaattttgttcaatttcTGCTGGCGGTTCAATTG GTGCTGCTCAAGAACTTAACTCGGGAAACGCAGAAATTGCTATTAA TTGGGCTGGAGGCCTACATCACGCTAAAAAACGTGAAGCTTCTGGTTTCTGCTATGTTAATGATATCGCGTTGGCTGCTTTAGAATTGCTGAAATATCATCAACGTGTTCTTTACATTGATATTGATGTTCACCACGGAGACGGTGTAGAAGAATTTTTCTACACTACGGATCGCGTTATGACTTGTTCATTCCACAAATTCGGTGAATATTTTCCAGGAACCGGTCATATCAAG GACACCGGAATTGGAACAGGAAAAAACTATGCTGTTAACGTTCCTTTGAGAGATGGTATTGACGATGAATCTTATGAAAGCGTATTTAAGCCT GTTATAAGTCACATAATGCAATGGTTTCGACCGGAAGCTGTTATTTTACAATGTGGAACAGATTCTCTCGCTGGTGATCGACTAGGCTGCTTCAATCTGTCAATGAAGG GACATTCAATGTGCGTTGATTTTGTTAAGAGCTTTAATTTGCCAATGATATGCGTTGGAGGAGGTGGATATACTGTACGGAATGTTGCCCGTGTCTGGACTTATGAAACTGGTCTTTTAGCCGGCGAAGAGCTTGATGAAA ACCTTCCTTATAATGACTATTTACAATATTACGGTCCCGATTACAAGCTCAATGTTCTTTCAAACAATATGGAAAACCATAACACTCGGCAGTATCTTGATTCGATAAC CTCTGAAATCATCGAAAATTTGAGAAACTTATCTTTTGCACCTAGCGTTCAAATGCATA AAACTCCCGGTGACTTTACGTTTGAAAATGCCGAAAAGCAGAACATTGCGAAAGAAGAGATTATGGATGAGCGCGTATAG
- the spo9 gene encoding ER farnesyl pyrophosphate synthetase Erg20, with amino-acid sequence MVNDFNEKNGIKKRLLDFFPVVLEGIREILESMQYFPEETEKLLYSIKRNTLGGKNNRGLAVLQSLTSLINRELEEAEFRDAALLGWLIEILQGCFLMADDIMDQSIKRRGLDCWYLVVGVRRAINESQLLEACIPLLIRKYFRNMPYYVDLLDTFREVTFLTELGQQEDLLSSRDGEASLRSFDLMKYDFIITYKTSFYSFYLPIKCALLLSRNSNQKAYDTTIKLSKLLGYYFQVQDDYLDCFGDYTVLGKVGMDIQDNKCTWLVCYAEKFASADQLNLLRAHYGKAGSENIAVIKQLYHELQIPELYHKFEDDMVDSISKEIDLIDESTGLKKCIFTKFFQLIYKRSR; translated from the exons atGGTCAAcgattttaatgaaaaaaatggcaTTAAGAAAAGACTTCTAGATTTCTTCCCAGTCGTTCTCGAAGGAATTCGTGAAATCTTAGAAAGCATGCAATACTTCCCCGAAGAAACCGAGAAGCTGTTATAT TCCATAAAGAGAAATACGTTAGGAGGAAAGAATAATCGAGGACTGGCAGTTTTGCAATCTTTAACAAGCCTTATTAATCGAGAACTTGAAGAAGCAGAATTTCGCGACGCTGCTCTCCTAGGTTGGCtaattgaaatt TTGCAAGGTTGCTTTTTAATGGCAGATGATATTATGGATCAGTCTATCAAACGACGTGGTTTAGATTGTTGGTATTTGGTAGTTGGTGTACGAAGGGCAATTAATGAGTCACAATTACTAGAAGCATGTATTCCACTTTTAATTCGAAAGTATTTCAGAAATATGCCATACTATGTCGATTTATTGGATACTTTCCGAGAG GTTACTTTTCTCACCGAGTTGGGGCAACAAGAAGATTTGCTTTCATCACGAGACGGAGAAGCCTCGTTACGatcttttgatttaatgaaatatgACTTTATTATCACTTATAAAACATCATTTTATTCCTTTTACCTTCCTATTAAATGTGCTTTATTGTTGTCTCGCAATTCGAATCAAAAGGCGTATGATACGACTATAAAGCTTTCAAAACTTCTTGGTTATTATTTCCAAGTCCAAGATGACTACTTAGATTGTTTCGGTGATTACACGGTTTTGGGTAAAGTGGGAATGGACATACAAGACAATAAATGCACATGGCTAGTTTGTTATGCTGAAAAATTTGCCTCTGCGGATCAGCTGAATCTTCTTCGTGCTCATTATGGAAAAGCAGGGTCTGAAAACATAGCTGTAATAAAGCAGCTTTATCATGAGCTTCAAATACCTGAATTATATCAcaaatttgaagatgaCATGGTGGATTCTATATccaaagaaattgatttgaTTGATGAATCTACTGGATTGAAAAAGTGTATATTTACTAAGTTTTTTCAGCTCATTTACAAAAGGTCACGGTAG
- the elp1 gene encoding elongator subunit Iki3, with translation MKNLVTHLHHVFPNVNGSIKALAFNSISDKIYVVCGLDNENPGIEIYEISENDDVSKLVEFDSPSFVSDNGDIDEIQSMQFLGEPMAICLSLKGGDIVMVKVDPSPEEAPWEIIGNVENGIVASCWSTDEQVFCIITGGDTILFMTKNFDIISETSLSDADLNEFNKHISVGWGRSETQFRGKRVRAKLRDPTLPEKIDEGKLSDVDDGKTYICWRGDSQYVSINRLEKGPRRAIRVYSREGLLDSISEPQDGQQSLLSWKPSGSVLATIKSDSSDNSSKVIFFERNGLRHGEFSLRRREDEKYTGLAWNVSSSILAVSTENSVMLWTTGNYHWYLKKEINIPQNALISWHPEHANTLYITGKNHIEKVVFDLKYVTEFSTSPNDFGLIPVIDGSSLLVTPLSLCNIPPPMCRYKLSLDYNVQMTSINATSDMLFAADDRRLTAFTFNSQEDIAKFGEFDISTYAEGLNFKSLLGLSGNQVLLLADGTNNCSKFFVFQCDEDNESLKLLASESFESCILNASYCSEMLFFQTSSGKLISYNLNVKSIESISLSFPKPCSDFVVVPVHETFVPIGLTSYGRLYAEQRLLSTGVLSFFCTERFVLFTTTKNLLKFVHLVSTVDDLQVVEDDAVDRHDERCRVVERGSKIVASMPSKMAVVLQMPRGNLETIYPRIMVLDGVRTYIKALKYGDAFKVCRTHRLDLNILFDYDPDLFLKNIPVFVDGLYRVDYLDLFLTSLKPENVTTGMYSDTSKSQSQQSVTTIDNKVNLLCKIIREHLTSKYGDTHFQAIITSYLCESPPKIEAALGMISGLIKAQSETVDLAIEHMCFLVDVNMLFDHALGLYDLKLALLIAQQSQKDPREYVPFLHEFQKQESLRRKFNIDCYLKRYERALGHLKEMENAFDEFKNFTIQHKLYPRALELYKYDKEAQKEVLIIFAQYLRENGKSNEAAIAYESVGKISEAIEAYKSAGMWRECLSILQQTTNSEDLIRETAEDLASLCIEKREHCDAGSINLLYLSNPREAVIQMCKGSQYSEAIRIARATGDSSIYKDLLISVLGESFGEASELVADFRNQIKSQTERILVLREKKKEDPISWMEGTMEDQTPDDISLASTSLSTNRSLYTQYTKSSNSSKMTRNTSKNNRRLERKRARGKKGTVFEEEYLVNSLRRLIARVEEIRPEVHRLLEALVRCNMTTQASELQRNFANVIGTIGEKVIPILSVPVSTFETALGEQPQAPVVPNVKPFEKLSILI, from the coding sequence atgaaaaatttggtaaCACACCTGCATCATGTTTTTCCAAATGTAAATGGCTCAATTAAAGCCTTGGCTTTTAACAGTATAAGTGATAAAATTTACGTGGTTTGTGGTTTGGATAATGAGAATCCTGGGATCGAGATATATGAAATATCTGAAAATGACGATGTCTCAAAATTAGTTGAATTTGATTCTCCCTCTTTCGTTTCAGATAATGGGGACATTGATGAGATTCAAAGCATGCAGTTTCTTGGAGAACCCATGGCTATATGTTTATCATTGAAAGGAGGTGACATTGTGATGGTAAAAGTAGACCCATCGCCTGAGGAAGCGCCTTGGGAAATAATTGGCAATGTTGAGAATGGCATTGTTGCTTCATGTTGGTCAACTGATGAACAGGTTTTTTGTATCATAACGGGTGGAGATactattttgtttatgactaaaaattttgatatcaTTTCAGAAACTTCTCTATCTGATGCGGATTTGAATGAATTTAATAAGCATATTTCTGTTGGTTGGGGTCGTTCTGAAACCCAGTTTCGAGGAAAACGAGTTCGTGCTAAATTACGAGATCCTACGCTTCCTGAGAAAATAGATGAGGGTAAACTTTCTGATGTTGACGATGGCAAAACTTATATTTGCTGGCGTGGTGATAGTCAGTATGTTTCTATAAACCGTCTGGAAAAGGGACCACGTCGTGCTATTCGTGTTTATTCTCGTGAAGGTTTGTTGGATAGTATTAGTGAGCCACAAGATGGGCAACAAAGTTTGCTTTCATGGAAACCATCTGGATCCGTTTTAGCAACAATTAAGTCAGATAGTTCCGATAATTCCTCTAAAGTCATCTTTTTTGAACGCAATGGACTCCGTCATGGAGAATTTTCGTTACGTCGAAGGGAAGACGAAAAGTATACTGGATTGGCTTGGAATGTTTCATCATCAATTCTGGCCGTTTCGACCGAAAATTCAGTGATGCTTTGGACAACCGGTAATTATCATTGgtatttaaagaaagaaatcaaCATTCCTCAAAATGCATTAATTAGTTGGCATCCAGAGCATGCCAATACGCTTTACATAACTGGAAAAAATCACATAGAAAAAGTGGTTTTTGACCTCAAATATGTAACAGAATTTTCTACTTCTCCAAACGATTTTGGCCTCATACCTGTCATCGATGGCTCTTCGCTGTTGGTCACACCGTTGTCTTTGTGTAATATTCCCCCTCCTATGTGTCGTTATAAATTGTCTTTAGACTATAATGTACAAATGACTTCGATAAACGCAACATCTGACATGCTTTTTGCTGCTGATGATAGGCGCTTGACGGCGTTTACTTTTAACTCACAAGAAGATATTGCTAAATTTGGAGAATTCGATATCTCGACGTATGCTGAAGGTctgaattttaaaagtctTCTTGGTTTATCAGGAAATCAGGTTCTGTTGTTGGCAGATGGCACAAATAACTGttcaaagttttttgtttttcaatgTGACGAAGACAATGAGTCCTTGAAACTTTTGGCTTCCGAAAGTTTCGAAAGTTGCATACTTAATGCCTCCTACTGTTCGGAAAtgctattttttcaaacttcAAGTGGAAAACTTATAAGTTACAATTTGAAtgtaaaatcaattgaatcCATTTCTTTGTCGTTTCCCAAACCCTGTTCTGATTTTGTTGTAGTTCCTGTCCATGAAACCTTTGTTCCTATAGGTCTCACTTCGTATGGCAGGTTGTATGCTGAGCAAAGACTATTGAGCACAGGCGTCTTATCGTTTTTCTGCACCGAAAGAtttgtattatttacaaCAACTAAAAATCTACTTAAATTTGTACACTTGGTTTCTACCGTTGATGATCTGCAAGTTGTAGAAGACGATGCTGTGGATCGACACGATGAGCGATGCCGCGTGGTTGAAAGAGGGTCGAAAATTGTTGCCAGTATGCCTTCGAAAATGGCAGTGGTTTTACAAATGCCTAGAGGAAATTTAGAAACCATTTACCCTAGAATTATGGTTCTTGACGGAGTACGTACGTATATTAAAGCTTTAAAATACGGTGATGCTTTCAAGGTTTGCCGCACTCATCGTCTTGATTTAAATATACTATTTGATTATGACCcagatttatttttgaaaaatattccTGTTTTTGTAGATGGGCTGTACCGTGTCGATTATTTAGACTTGTTTCTCACTTCTTTAAAGCCTGAAAACGTTACTACAGGGATGTACAGTGATACATCCAAGTCACAGTCTCAGCAATCTGTCACTACCATTGACAATAAAGTTAATTTATTGTGCAAGATTATTCGCGAACATCTGACTTCAAAATACGGTGATACACATTTTCAAGCAATAATTACTTCCTATCTTTGCGAAAGCCCTCCAAAAATTGAAGCAGCTTTAGGCATGATATCTGGACTAATTAAGGCTCAGTCTGAAACCGTAGATCTGGCAATCGAGCACATGTGCTTCTTGGTCGACGTCAATATGTTATTTGATCATGCATTAGGGCTGTATGATCTAAAATTAGCCCTTTTAATTGCCCAGCAGTCTCAAAAAGATCCTCGTGAATATGTCCCATTTTTAcatgaatttcaaaaacagGAATCACTTCGCAGGAAGTTTAATATAGATTGTTATCTGAAGCGGTATGAGCGAGCACTAGGACATCTAAAGGAAATGGAAAATGCGTTTGAtgaattcaaaaactttactATTCAACATAAGCTGTACCCTCGAGCATTAGAGTTATACAAGTATGACAAGGAAGCTCAAAAGGAggttttaattatatttgCACAATACCTTCGAGAAAATGGTAAATCAAACGAAGCTGCAATTGCTTATGAATCTGTTGGAAAGATCAGTGAAGCCATCGAGGCGTATAAAAGCGCCGGAATGTGGAGGGAATGCTTGTCCATTTTACAGCAGACTACAAATTCAGAAGATTTAATCCGGGAAACTGCTGAAGATTTGGCTAGCTTGTGTATTGAGAAACGGGAACATTGTGATGCAGGTAGCATCAACTTACTATACCTTTCGAATCCAAGAGAGGCAGTCATTCAAATGTGCAAAGGTTCACAATATTCTGAAGCGATTCGGATTGCTCGCGCCACCGGTGATTCATCTATATATAAGGACTTACTAATTTCCGTTCTTGGGGAGTCATTTGGTGAAGCTAGTGAATTGGTTGCCGACTTTAGAAACCAAATCAAGTCACAAACCGAAAGAATATTAGTGCTTagagagaagaaaaaagaagatccTATTAGTTGGATGGAGGGGACTATGGAGGACCAAACGCCTGATGACATCTCACTAGCATCTACAAGTCTCTCAACAAACAGGTCTTTATATACGCAATACACCAAGAGTAGCAACTCGTCTAAAATGACAAGAAACACGTCAAAGAACAACCGACGTTTAGAGAGAAAACGCGCGAGAGGAAAAAAGGGAACAGTATTCGAAGAAGAGTACCTTGTCAATTCCTTACGGAGGTTGATCGCTCGTGTTGAAGAAATTCGACCTGAGGTGCATCGTTTGCTCGAAGCACTAGTACGCTGTAATATGACCACCCAGGCTTCAGAACTTCAACgtaattttgcaaatgtTATAGGTACTATTGGTGAGAAAGTTATTCCCATTCTTTCTGTTCCTGTTAGCACCTTTGAGACTGCTCTTGGAGAACAACCACAAGCACCGGTTGTTCCAAACGTTAAaccttttgaaaaattgagTATTTTAATATAG
- the cog2 gene encoding COG complex subunit Cog2: MTEKDADSGSDLVDAFLSDAYLNTEELRKDGPFSPDEFLVSKRFLGLDGLVNELSRLFEQVNNELMLLVKDNYQDFVHLGSRMKSGNTKVSTLISSIHRSEEQLKNSKQSLIGHSTEIQNNLKHKQDVENEKLIASNLLLLDQILKFLKSNDSSHPLWLESLNNAQRLCDTYKDHPWVQSISPTLINYIKH; this comes from the exons ATGACTGAAAAAGACGCAGATAGTGGTTCTGACTTGGTTGACGCGTTTTTATCGGATGCTTATTTAAACACAGAAGAACTTCGTAAAGATGGACCGTTTTCACCCGATGAATTTCTTGTTTCCAAAAGATTTTTAGGTCTTGATGGTTTAGTAAATGAATTAAGTCGACTGTTTGAGCAGGtcaataatgaattaatgCTACTAGTAAAAGATAACTACCAAGATTTTGTTCACCTTGGAAGCAGAATGAAGAGCGGAAATACTAAAGTTAGTACCCTGATTTCTTCAATACATCGTTCAGAAGAGCAATTAAAG AATTCGAAGCAATCCTTAATCGGGCATTCAActgaaattcaaaataatttgaagCACAAACAAGACGTTGAAAACGAAAAG CTAATTGCTTCtaatttgcttttacttgaccaaatattaaaattccTCAAAAGTAATGATTCATCACATCCACTTTGGCTTGAAAGTCTTAACAATGCTCAACGTTTATGTGATACATATAAAGATCATCCATGGGTACAATCTATTTCACCTACTCTAATTAACTACATTAAGCATTAG
- the sap61 gene encoding U2 snRNP-associated protein sap61 — MSESVLETERYAHEELERLQQAIVDRQVANPKAPRERLRLEHQSAQFLNQFRETSKKLLVSHESSDRLKDQEVARINADDDLTEFYKSLGEIQEFHKKYPDHKVEDLSQLYSIKPSQPGIDEIDTLFRGEEMYGRFMDLNECYEEYINLSNVQHISYLEYLKNLEDFDQIPKPEKNQTYINYITHLYEYLVSFYRRTHPLSNLDKIIAVFDTEFDAAWEAGLPGWYSHNAEAEKDGKDSTEAFYCEVCQKFFGKITVFEAHKKSKAHNKAVKRMQSSSPSTTSNTNEKQKGPKAIARIEFLIKKLTSLLDDVRKDTRENVVRRQTLTAAERLAEVEAAEREAFEQSTPSVSVEGNQDEESDQDDEEKIYNPLKLPLGWDGKPIPFWLWKLHGLGKEFPCEICGNYVYMGRKAFDKHFTEQRHIYGLKCLGISPSPLFNQITSIDEALQLWQKYKVDSKKRETTMASLNEMEDDEGNVMSEKVYNDLKAQGLL; from the exons ATGTCAGAAAGCGTGCTCGAGACTGAAAGGTACGCGCACGAAGAGCTAGAAAGGCTGCAACAAGCTATTGTTGATAGACAAGTTGCCAACCCTAAGGCTCCTCGTGAACGGCTTCGGCTTGAGCATCAGAGTGCACAATTTCTTAACCAATTTCGCGAAACTAGCAAAAAGTTGTTAGTTTCCCATGAATCCTCTGATCG ATTAAAGGATCAAGAAGTTGCGCGTATCAATGCAGACGATGATTTAACAGAGTTTTATAAATCGCTGGGAGAGATCCAAGAGtttcacaaaaaatatCCTGATCATAAAGTTGAGGATCTGAGTCAATTATATTCCATAAAGCCTTCTCAACCCGGGATTGACGAGATTGACACGTTATTTCGAGGTGAAGAGATGTATGGTCGATTTATGGATCTTAACGAATGTTACGAAGAATATATAAACTTAAGCAATGTACAGCATATTTCTTACTTagaatatttgaaaaatttggagGATTTTGATCAAATCCCCAAGcctgaaaaaaatcaaacataTATCAACTATATAACTCATTTATACGAATACTTGGTGTCCTTTTATCGCCGGACACACCCTCTGTCAAACTTGGATAAGATTATTGCGGTTTTTGATACTGAATTCGACGCAGCATGGGAAGCTGGACTTCCTGGTTGGTATTCACACAACGCTGAAGCCGAAAAAGATGGGAAAGACTCGACGGAAGCATTTTATTGTGAAGTTTgtcaaaagttttttggGAAGATCACTGTATTTGAAGCTCACAAAAAGAGCAAAGCACATAATAAGGCCGTTAAGAGGATGCAGTCTTCTAGTCCATCTACCACAAGTAATACGAACGAGAAGCAAAAAGGACCTAAAGCGATTGCCCGTATCgagtttttaataaaaaagttaacGTCTTTGCTTGACGATGTTCGAAAGGATACTCGTGAAAATGTTGTTCGTCGACAAACTTTGACGGCTGCAGAACGTTTGGCAGAAGTAGAGGCTGCGGAAAGAGAAGCCTTTGAACAATCGACTCCAAGCGTAAGTGTTGAGGGAAATCAGGATGAGGAAAGTGATCAGGATGATGAGGAAAAGATATATAACCCTTTGAAGCTGCCATTGGGATGGGATGGTAAACCTATTCCATTCTGGCTTTGGAAACTCCATGGCCTTGGTAAAGAGTTTCCCTGTGAAATTTGTGGAAATTACGTGTATATGGGTAGAAAGGCATTTGATAAACACTTTACTGAACAAAGGCACATATACGGGTTAAAATGTTTAGGAATATCACCTTCACCTTTATTCAATCAGATTACTTCTATTGATGAAGCTTTGCAAc tttgGCAAAAGTACAAGGTGGACTCAAAGAAGCGGGAAACCACAATGGCGTCTCTCAATGAAATGGAAGATGACGAAGGTAATGTGATGTCTGAAAAGGTTTACAACGATTTAAAGGCCCAAggtttattataa
- the ups2 gene encoding phosphatidic acid transfer protein Ups2: MKIFESCHLFQYPFEQVSAAHWQKYPNEHATHVIAVDTLDRKVLDNGVLYTERLITCHQALPRWILKLIDGAQDCYIRETSYVDLKARTLTLLTSNLTFSDRLRVDETVTYSPHPELEATVFQQEARIEALACMKRLSNLIEQWSVDGFGKKASRGKEGFESVLEKINMSVFQTRPFGSSEATA; the protein is encoded by the coding sequence ATGaagatttttgaaagttgCCACTTATTTCAATATCCTTTTGAACAAGTTTCAGCGGCTCACTGGCAGAAGTATCCCAATGAGCATGCTACTCATGTGATAGCCGTGGATACTCTTGATCGCAAGGTTTTGGATAATGGTGTATTGTATACGGAACGCTTGATCACGTGTCACCAGGCCCTTCCTAGAtggattttaaaattgattgaCGGTGCGCAAGATTGTTATATTCGAGAAACTAGCTATGTTGACTTGAAAGCGCGCACTTTAACACTTTTAACCTCAAACTTGACGTTTAGTGATCGTTTGAGAGTAGATGAGACGGTGACTTACTCACCCCATCCTGAACTGGAAGCTACTGTTTTTCAACAGGAGGCTCGAATTGAAGCCTTAGCGTGTATGAAGCGGTTGTCAAACCTGATCGAACAATGGTCGGTTGATGGTTTTGGAAAGAAAGCTTCCCGTGGAAAAGAAGGCTTCGAAAgtgttttagaaaaaataaacatgtCTGTATTCCAAACGCGACCGTTTGGTTCTTCTGAAGCGACCGCATAG